A region of Corvus cornix cornix isolate S_Up_H32 chromosome 3, ASM73873v5, whole genome shotgun sequence DNA encodes the following proteins:
- the GJA1 gene encoding gap junction alpha-1 protein: MGDWSALGKLLDKVQAYSTAGGKVWLSVLFIFRILLLGTAVESAWGDEQSAFRCNTQQPGCENVCYDKSFPISHVRFWVLQIIFVSVPTLLYLAHVFYVMRKEEKLNKREEELKVVANDGVNVDMHLKQIEIKKFKYGIEEHGKVKMRGGLLRTYIISILFKSVFEVAFLLIQWYIYGFSLNAIYTCERDPCPHRVDCFLSRPTEKTIFILFMLVVSLVSLALNIIELFYVFFKGVKDRVKGKTDPYSHSGAMSPSKDCGSPKYAYYNGCSSPTAPLSPMSPPGYKLVTGDRNNSSCRNYNKQASEQNWANYSAEQNRMGQAGSTISNSHAQPFDFSDEHQNTKKLASGHELQPLTIVDQRPPSRASSRASSRPRPDDLEI, translated from the coding sequence ATGGGTGATTGGAGTGCCTTGGGAAAACTTCTTGACAAGGTTCAAGCCTATTCTACTGCAGGAGGGAAAGTGTGGCTGTCTGTCCTGTTCATTTTCCGAATCTTGCTATTGGGAACAGCGGTAGAATCTGCTTGGGGAGATGAACAGTCTGCATTCCGGTGTAACACTCAACAGCCTGGTTGCGAGAACGTCTGCTATGACAAGTCCTTTCCCATCTCCCACGTACGCTTTTGGGTTCTGCAGATCATATTTGTGTCTGTACCTACCCTTTTGTACCTGGCACATGTGTTCTACGTaatgaggaaagaagagaagctgaacaaaagagaagaagagcTTAAGGTAGTCGCAAATGATGGTGTGAATGTGGATATGCATCTCAAGCAAatagaaattaagaaattcaAGTATGGGATCGAAGAGCATGGCAAAGTGAAGATGCGTGGGGGACTGCTCCGTACTTATATCATCAGCATCCTGTTTAAATCTGTCTTCGAGGTGGCTTTCTTGCTGATACAGTGGTACATTTACGGGTTTAGCCTGAATGCCATCTACACCTGTGAGCGAGACCCATGCCCACACAGAGTGGACTGTTTCCTCTCCCGTCCAACTGAGAAAACCATCTTCATCCTCTTCATGCTGGTGGTGTCCTTGGTGTCTCTTGCCTTGAACATCATTGAGCTTTTTTACGTGTTCTTCAAGGGCGTCAAGGATCGCGTGAAAGGGAAAACCGACCCTTACTCCCACAGCGGTGCCATGAGCCCTTCCAAGGACTGTGGCTCCCCCAAATACGCTTATTACAATGGCTGCTCATCACCGACTGCCCCTCTGTCTCCCATGTCTCCCCCAGGGTACAAGCTCGTTACTGGAGACAGGAACAATTCCTCCTGTCGTAACTACAATAAGCAAGCCAGCGAGCAAAACTGGGCCAACTACAGCGCGGAGCAGAACAGAATGGGGCAGGCTGGTAGCACCATCTCCAACTCGCACGCCCAGCCCTTCGACTTCTCTGATGAGCACCAGAACACGAAAAAACTGGCGTCAGGACAtgagctgcagcccctcaccATTGTGGACCAGAGGccccccagcagagccagcagccgAGCCAGCAGCAGGCCTCGACCTGATGACCTGGAGATCTAA